One Mercurialis annua linkage group LG3, ddMerAnnu1.2, whole genome shotgun sequence DNA window includes the following coding sequences:
- the LOC126671100 gene encoding 50S ribosomal protein L19, chloroplastic-like: protein MQSFYRSLISRQSLNTHFKSAAAAASYNVHQLTSLISDSASKNQLFRSFQSHTSFGSAIGKLGLSHGSVPVTRLSLCSLSRNMTTAGNPAESASAVPSQPLTEVSPRIKFKRLDKTARHIMQILDKEAVSEVRTQREIPDIRPGQIVQLKVEVPENKRRISTVKGIVIARRNSGISTTFRLRRLVAGVGIESLFPLYSPNIKEITILEQKKVRRAKLYYLRDKMNALKKK, encoded by the exons ATGCAGTCATTTTATAGGAGTTTAATTAGCAGGCAATCACTTAACACTCATTTCAaatcagcagcagcagcagcttcTTATAATGTTCATCAATTAACCTCTTTAATATCTGATTCTGCTTCCAAGAATCAGTTGTTTCGATCATTTCAATCTCAT ACAAGCTTCGGTTCCGCAATCGGTAAATTGGGATTATCTCATGGCAGTGTCCCAGTTACTAGGCTTAGTTTGTGTTCTCTCAGTAGGAATATGACAACAGCAGGAAATCCTGCCGAGTCGGCTTCGGCAGTTCCTTCACAGCCTCTCACAGAAGTATCCCCCAGAATCAAATTTAAAAGACTTGATAAAACTGCTAGGCACATAATGCAG ATTCTAGATAAGGAAGCAGTGTCTGAAGTAAGGACGCAAAGGGAGATACCTGATATAAGGCCTGGGCAGATAGTGCAACTCAAAGTG GAAGTACCTGAGAATAAGAGACGTATTTCAACTGTGAAAGGCATTGTTATAGCAAGACGTAATTCTGGAATAAGCACTACATTTAGATTAAGAAGGCTCGTTGCTGGGGTTGGAATCGAGTCTCTCTTCCCGCT GTATTCGCCTAACATTAAGGAAATAACGATTCTGGAACAGAAGAAAGTGAGAAGGGCCAAGCTTTACTATTTGAGAGACAAGATGAATGCACTCAAGAAAAAGTAG